One part of the Rutidosis leptorrhynchoides isolate AG116_Rl617_1_P2 chromosome 1, CSIRO_AGI_Rlap_v1, whole genome shotgun sequence genome encodes these proteins:
- the LOC139896735 gene encoding putative F-box protein At1g47790: MTDYIPFEIQSHIIKMLPIISIVQCRSVSKSWKFFIDSSEFITDYNVLHTQPQRILIGYVDSDEEKHISLVDDDDTFPWQKHSLSVPATIKKLYEPRLVGCSQGLFCFFSYMEKPSDFETKTAVLWNPAIRKSIDIVVPNVLDWPYQTFVGFGVCPRTNDPKLVKISNNRNPLEIDYSIPCIPWQVEVFTLSSGIWRSPLINVPRKAIVLSQSLEVIDGFIYWLAYKRIRNIDLTWCNLIMSFDVTSEEFNEVYLPNSLTYDRSIDLYSSTLKESLVVLEFDNGREVYGVWMMEHGVSKSFTKLYNINTPNAWIGNVIGFRNSGEPIVQMIYGFEERGALVVYDPHSENVNYIGICGKGFTFFGSSYVETPLLLNQ; this comes from the coding sequence ATGACAGACTACATACCTTTTGAAATCCAATCTCATATCATCAAAATGCTTCCCATCATATCAATAGTTCAATGCAGATCCGTTTCAAAATCATGGAAGTTTTTTATTGATAGCTCCGAGTTTATCACTGATTACAACGTCCTCCACACTCAACCCCAACGAATACTCATAGGCTATGTTGACTCGGATGAGGAGAAACATATTTCTCTTGTTGATGATGACGATACTTTTCCTTGGCAGAAGCATTCATTGAGTGTTCCTGCGACCATTAAGAAACTTTATGAACCAAGATTAGTTGGTTGCTCTCAAGGTTTGTTTTGCTTCTTCAGCTACATGGAAAAACCAAGCGATTTTGAAACGAAGACAGCCGTTCTTTGGAACCCTGCAATCAGAAAATCTATTGATATTGTTGTGCCTAATGTTTTAGATTGGCCTTATCAAACTTTTGTTGGTTTTGGGGTTTGTCCTCGCACTAATGACCCTAAGCTTGTCAAGATTTCAAATAATCGTAATCCATTGGAAATCGACTACTCTATACCGTGCATCCCTTGGCAAGTTGAGGTATTTACGTTAAGTTCTGGGATTTGGAGGAGTCCATTAATCAATGTGCCTCGTAAAGCAATTGTATTGTCACAGTCTCTTGAAGTTATTGATGGGTTTATATATTGGCTTGCTTATAAGAGGATTAGAAACATTGACCTTACATGGTGTAATTTGATTATGTCCTTTGATGTTACAAGTGAAGAATTTAATGAAGTTTACCTACCCAATAGTTTAACATATGACCGTAGCATAGATTTGTATTCGTCTACCCTTAAGGAGTCTCTTGTTGTGCTTGAGTTCGATAATGGGAGGGAAGTTTATGGTGTATGGATGATGGAACACGGTGTTTCAAAATCGTTTACAAAGTTGTACAATATTAACACACCAAATGCATGGATCGGAAATGTAATTGGATTTAGGAATAGCGGTGAACCTATAGTTCAAATGATATATGGTTTTGAAGAACGAGGTGCACTTGTTGTTTATGATCCTCACTCGGAAAACGTGAATTATATTGGAATTTGTGGGAAGGGATTTACATTCTTTGGTAGTTCCTATGTGGAAACACCACTTCTACTTAATCAGTGA